One window of the Salminus brasiliensis chromosome 1, fSalBra1.hap2, whole genome shotgun sequence genome contains the following:
- the flvcr1 gene encoding heme transporter FLVCR1, with translation MVAGELLQEHVPACEAASADKTDSQYQDLTNVAIHVTALDSKQQADRELPPDEEEAMLPSERSEAPKTSLYCRRFAVLTIFSLYSLVNAFQWIQYSIIANIFTHYYSVTNVMIDWLSVVYMVCYVPLIFPATWLLDWKGLRVTALLGAGLNCVGAWMKCASVGPHLFWVTMVAQVVCSVAQVFILGLPSRIASVWFGPREVSTACATAVLGNQLGVAIGFLLPPVLVPNTPEDKELMSRNIGIMFYGTAAISTLLFILTVIVIQDRPPLPPSQAQAILPTSPTEDYSYKKSIINLFRNKAFILLLLSYGIMTGSFYSVSTLLNQMIIAYYKGEELNAGRIGLTLVVAGMVGSILCGLWLDYTKTYKMTTLVVYILSFCGMLVFTFTLNLKCLLVVFFTAGALGFFMTGYLPIGFEFGVEITYPESEGTSSGLLNAFAQVFGIVFTFIQGKLTTDYNPQVGNIFICAWIFLGIILTALIKSELKRHGANMGSSKSQPVPTECASEKVNNGVRLESSSSLSRETSL, from the exons ATGGTGGCGGGGGAGCTGCTTCAGGAACACGTTCCTGCCTGCGAGGCGGCTTCAGCGGACAAAACCGACTCACAGTACCAGGACCTCACGAACGTAGCGATCCATGTGACTGCACTGGACTCGAAGCAGCAGGCGGACAGGGAGCTCCCACCAGACGAGGAGGAGGCGATGCTTCCCAGCGAGCGGAGCGAAGCCCCCAAAACGAGTCTGTACTGCCGGCGGTTCGCCGTGTTGACCATCTTCAGCCTGTACTCCCTCGTCAACGCCTTCCAGTGGATCCAGTACAGCATCATCGCTAACATTTTCACGCACTACTACAGTGTGACGAACGTGATGATCGACTGGCTCTCCGTGGTCTACATGGTGTGCTACGTACCGCTCATCTTCCCCGCCACCTGGCTCTTGGACTGGAAGGGGCTGAGGGTGACGGCGCTGCTGGGCGCCGGATTGAACTGCGTGGGCGCTTGGATGAAATGCGCCAGCGTCGGGCCCCACCTCTTCTGGGTCACCATGGTGGCCCAGGTCGTGTGCTCCGTGGCCCAGGTGTTCATCCTCGGCCTACCCTCCAGGATCGCATCGGTGTGGTTTGGCCCGAGGGAAGTTTCCACCGCCTGTGCCACGGCCGTGCTGGGCAACCAG ctgGGCGTTGCCATAGGGTTCCTTCTCCCACCTGTGCTGGTTCCGAACACTCCAGAAGACAAAGAGCTGATGAGTCGCAACATAGGCATCATGTTTTACGGAACCGCGGCCATCTCAACTCTGCTCTTCATTTTGACAGTCATCG tcATTCAGGATAGACCTCCACTGCCGCCTAGTCAGGCTCAAGCCATTCTTCCCACAAGCCCTACAGAAGACTATTCATACAAGAAGTCCATCATCAATCTCTTCAGAAACAAGGCCTTCATCTTGCTCCTGCTTAGTTATG gCATCATGACAGGATCcttttattcagtgtccacaCTCCTCAATCAGATGATCATTGCTTATTACAAA GGAGAGGAGTTGAATGCTGGTAGAATTGGTCTAACCCTGGTGGTAGCTGGAATGGTGGGCTCCATCCTTTGCGGACTGTGGCTGGATTATACCAAAACCTACAA AATGACTACGCTGGTTGTGTATATCCTGTCCTTTTGTGGAATGTTGGTGTTCACATTCACTTTGAATTTGAAATGCCTGCTTGTGGTTTTCTTCACTGCTGGAGCACTGGG gttctttatgacTGGCTACCTGCCCATTGGCTTCGAATTTGGTGTCGAAATAACATATCCTGAATCTGAGGGTACTTCATCTGGTCTTCTCAATGCATTTGCTCAG GTGTTCGGAATCGTTTTCACTTTCATTCAAGGAAAGCTCACCACGGACTACAACCCACAAGTTGGAAACATCTTTATATGTGCCTGGATTTTCCTTGGCATTATTCTAACAG CATTAATAAAATCAGAGCTGAAAAGACATGGAGCCAATATGGGCAGCAGCAAAAGTCAACCG
- the spata45 gene encoding spermatogenesis-associated protein 45 — MSKSNAEELYALNMRRETWCCVEADSRIWERAQRRHFNCHLRNTCDFSALQTAKPEERSAWVGTPARHRERRHFEESYKAHLK, encoded by the exons ATGTCGAAGTCAAACGCAGAGGAGCTGTATGCACTGAACATGCGGAGAGAAACGTGGTGCTGTGTGGAAGCGGACAGCAGAATCTGGGAGCGGGCTCAGAGGAGACACTTCAACTGTCACCTGCGAAACACCTGCGACTTCAGCGCCCTACAAACGGCGAAACCCGAGGAGCGATCGGCCTGGGTGGGAACTCCTGCTCGACATCGCGAGAGAAGACACTTTGAAGAGAGCT ATAAAGCACATCTCAAGTAA
- the tatdn3 gene encoding putative deoxyribonuclease tatdn3 isoform X1, with the protein MDGHLVDSHCHLSANEFVQDLNDVVERAKQAGVKALIVVTEGASEFERVIQLSSIYPGLVFPCVGIHPLQGSQQALHSVRIQDLEPVLPLFQMFRDDIVAVGEIGLDFTPWYALTLQDRNEQLLVFKKQLEISKELDLPVNVHSRSAAKVTIATMKEQGIRHALLHNFAGRPSVAIEGLQAGYYFSFPPAVSRNDQRAKLIKQIPLERICLETDSPALGFEKQVRNEPKNITISLEYIAKVKGISTEAVAEVTTQNALCLFPKLNI; encoded by the exons ATGGATGGACATCTGGTAGACAGCCACTGCCACTTGTCAGCAAATGAGTTCGTCCAG GACCTAAATGATGTTGTTGAAAGAGCAAAACAG GCTGGGGTTAAAGCACTAATTGTAGTTACGGAAGGAGCCAGCGAGTTTGAAAGAGTCATTCAGTTGTCAAGCAT TTACCCAGGCCTTGTATTTCCATGTGTTGGAATTCACCCACTTCAAGGTTCTCAACAGGCCCTACACAGTGTGAGAATTCAG GACTTGGAGCCAGTTCTTCCTTTATTCCAAATGTTTAGGGATGACATAGTTGCTGTGGGTGAG ATTGGACTTGACTTTACCCCATGGTATGCACTTACTCTTCAGGACCGCAATGAACAGTTATTAGTGTTTAAAAAGCAACTGGAAATATCCAAAGAGCTGGATTTACCTGT gaatgtgCATTCTCGCTCAGCAGCCAAGGTCACTATAGCCACAATGAAAGAGCAAG GAATTAGACACGCACTCCTACATAATTTTGCTGGGAGGCCATCTGTGGCAATAGAGGGGCTTCAGGCCGGATACTATTTTTCCTTTCCCCCTGCTGTCAGCAGAAACGATCAG AGAGCCAAACTCATCAAACAGATTCCACTGGAACGCATCTGCCTGGAGACAGACTCGCCGGCCCTCGGGTTCGAAAAACAA GTGAGGAACGAGCCAAAAAATATTACCATTTCTTTGGAGTACATTGCAAAAGTGAAGGGAATATCTACAGAGGCCGTTGCTGAGGTCACCACACAAAATGCCTTATGCTTATTTCCCAAGTTaaatatatag
- the tatdn3 gene encoding putative deoxyribonuclease tatdn3 isoform X2: MMLLKEQNSYPGLVFPCVGIHPLQGSQQALHSVRIQDLEPVLPLFQMFRDDIVAVGEIGLDFTPWYALTLQDRNEQLLVFKKQLEISKELDLPVNVHSRSAAKVTIATMKEQGIRHALLHNFAGRPSVAIEGLQAGYYFSFPPAVSRNDQRAKLIKQIPLERICLETDSPALGFEKQVRNEPKNITISLEYIAKVKGISTEAVAEVTTQNALCLFPKLNI; encoded by the exons ATGATGTTGTTGAAAGAGCAAAACAG TTACCCAGGCCTTGTATTTCCATGTGTTGGAATTCACCCACTTCAAGGTTCTCAACAGGCCCTACACAGTGTGAGAATTCAG GACTTGGAGCCAGTTCTTCCTTTATTCCAAATGTTTAGGGATGACATAGTTGCTGTGGGTGAG ATTGGACTTGACTTTACCCCATGGTATGCACTTACTCTTCAGGACCGCAATGAACAGTTATTAGTGTTTAAAAAGCAACTGGAAATATCCAAAGAGCTGGATTTACCTGT gaatgtgCATTCTCGCTCAGCAGCCAAGGTCACTATAGCCACAATGAAAGAGCAAG GAATTAGACACGCACTCCTACATAATTTTGCTGGGAGGCCATCTGTGGCAATAGAGGGGCTTCAGGCCGGATACTATTTTTCCTTTCCCCCTGCTGTCAGCAGAAACGATCAG AGAGCCAAACTCATCAAACAGATTCCACTGGAACGCATCTGCCTGGAGACAGACTCGCCGGCCCTCGGGTTCGAAAAACAA GTGAGGAACGAGCCAAAAAATATTACCATTTCTTTGGAGTACATTGCAAAAGTGAAGGGAATATCTACAGAGGCCGTTGCTGAGGTCACCACACAAAATGCCTTATGCTTATTTCCCAAGTTaaatatatag
- the nsl1 gene encoding kinetochore-associated protein NSL1 homolog — MQTNPHDKCSSVAALFLGGLYFGGTRHFEQLAAEMEDRVGVSDPEKKHDFRIHVKSKRHVTNQLTRYKDLLKTLFDGQSQLSEDDKAKLSQEMLMNFEHVVQENLAVDGLSWEEAADEDGEECEVSTLDDLLDEKIVQTTRKRSIYPKKILPYVVRSLKAERKLMGLFDSTIVPQEVKRDPAQDTIMNNVSAAAPGMFNQASTVIKSLKALKQTAEGLHQVLNMQPSAETLEVYREVFGSSNGEACPVLCNRGPSTRMTIKRAVSETEYSMDYVPMPTTPAALAENN, encoded by the exons ATGCAAACGAATCCACACGacaa ATGCAGTTCTGTG GCGGCACTGTTTCTTGGTGGGCTTTATTTTGGTGGGACACGTCATTTTGAACAGTTGGCGGCAGAAATGGAGGACAGAGTTGGAGTATCAGATCCGGAGAAAAAACACGATTTCAGAATACACGTAAAGTCAAAGAGGCATGTTACTAACCAGCTAACGAGGTATAAAGATTTGCTTAAAACGCTTTTCGATGGACAGTCTCAACTCAGCGAGGATGACAAGGCAAAACTGTCGCAAGAAATGCTTATG AATTTTGAACACGTGGTGCAAGAAAACCTCGCTGTTGATGGTTTGTCATGGGAAGAGGCAGCAGACGAAGACGGGGAAG AGTGTGAGGTCAGTACATTGGATGATCTGTTGGACGAAAAGATTGTACAGACTACCAGGAAACGCAGCATTTACCCGAAGAAAATTCTTCCATACGTTGTGCGGTCTTTGAAAGCTGAACGAAAACTGATG ggtttgtttgacagcactatTGTGCCACAAGAAGTAAAACGAGACCCTGCTCAAG acaCCATCATGAATAACGTGTCTGCTGCTGCCCCCGGGATGTTCAACCAAGCCTCTACAGTAATAAAG TCACTGAAAGCTCTGAAGCAGACAGCGGAGGGCCTGCACCAGGTGCTGAACATGCAGCCCTCAGCCGAGACGTTGGAGGTCTACAGAGAGGTATTTGGCAGCTCTAATGGTGAAGCCTGCCCAGTCCTGTGCAACAGGGGACCTTCTACCAGAATGACCATCAAAAGAGCTGTATCTGAGACAGAATACAGCATGGACTACGTCCCTATGCCGACGACTCCAGCTGCATTGGCTGAAAATAACTAA
- the batf3 gene encoding basic leucine zipper transcriptional factor ATF-like 3 has protein sequence MSLRTAPEYFPPSDAPSARSCRRSESSDDDERRLKRREKNRVAAQRSRKRQTQRADELHEAYECLEQQNSLLKKEVQLLLEEQKRLAEALQSHEPLCPILNSAVLPAARTTDEIPP, from the exons ATGTCGCTGCGCACCGCTCCAGAGTACTTTCCTCCCAGCGATGCACCATCTGCGCGGTCATGTCGGAGAAGCGAG AGCTCCGACGATGATGAGAGGAGgctgaagagaagagagaagaaccGGGTGGCAGCACAGAGGAGCCGCAAAAGACAGACCCAGAGAGCTGATGAGCTACACGAG GCATACGAGTGTTTGGAGCAGCAGAACAGTTTGCTGAAGAAGGAGGTTCAGCTGTTGCTTGAGGAACAGAAACGTCTGGCAGAGGCCCTCCAGTCCCACGAGCCTCTGTGCCCTATTCTAAACAGTGCCGTGCTCCCAGCAGCCAGGACCACGGATGAAATCCCTCCCTGA
- the atf3 gene encoding cyclic AMP-dependent transcription factor ATF-3: protein MMLQHPGLGLGPSEISASALVPCLSPPGSLTLEDFTTFSPLVREELRYAIHNKRLSSGMSATPSSGSSSSAPSCEPPAKRELTSEEVDRRKRRRERNKIAAAKCRNKKKEKTDCLQKESEKLESINTELKAQIEELKNQKQHLVYMLNLHRPTCIVRAQNGQTPEDERNLFIQQIKETTLQGLNLTTIGPALSTTVPTTCGHL from the exons ATGATGCTTCAGCATCCTGGGCTGGGTTTGGGTCCTTCGGAAATCAGCGCCTCTGCTCTGGTGCCCTGTCTTTCTCCGCCGGGCTCCCTCACACTAGAAGATTTCACCACTTTCAGTCCGCTCGTCAGGGAGGAGCTGCGCTACGCCATCCACAATAAGCGCCTTTCCAGCGGCATGAGCGCCACCCCGAGCTCCGGCAGCTCCAGCTCAGCACCCTCCTGCGAGCCACCAGCTAAGAGAGAG CTTACCTCTGAAGAGGTTGACCGGAGGAAAAGAAGACGGGAAAGAAACAAAATCGCTGCGGCCAAATGCAGGAacaagaagaaggaaaaaacggACTGTCTGCAAAAG GAGTCTGAGAAGCTGGAGTCCATAAACACTGAGCTGAAAGCTCAGATTGAGGAGCTGAAGAACCAGAAACAGCATCTAGTCTACATGCTCAACCTGCACCGGCCCACCTGCATTGTGCGTGCCCAGAACGGCCAGACTCCAGAAGACGAGAGGAACCTCTTCATCCAGCAGATCAAGGAGACCACCCTGCAAGGCCTGAACCTGACCACCATCGGACCAGCTCTCTCCACCACTGTGCCAACCACCTGTGGCCATCTCTGA